Part of the Vigna angularis cultivar LongXiaoDou No.4 chromosome 1, ASM1680809v1, whole genome shotgun sequence genome, cctactcctCCTCCTGCAGTACACCCTTCTACTACCACTGCAGTAgatccttctcctcctcctacAGCACACCCTTCTACAACCCCTGCAGCACACCCTTCTACAACCCCTGCagcagaccctcttcctcctcctatTATTGccacccccactcctccccctattgttattacccccactcctctccctgaccctacttctataccttcctcattTTCTGTACCTCCTTCTGAGACTGTCACACCACTTGGTGAtccagattcaagtggtgatgcTGAAGAtcttgacccgcccctccatgatcgaccatggattgagccctatggtaaagggtaagtttATAATCTGTTGCACtcatttgatgtttaaaccatattgtaattgaaatgagttttgttattcaggtttattccatctagggttgcttcccaggccatcacacgttcaataaagcaacagtttttaactccatggcctacttggggagcaatacctcATGACGACAGAAAGCCATTCTGGCAGCGCTTTCAGGTGAGCAATCTATTACACTAATGTCtgtcttattttagtatgttttgtaatcaatgtttgttctctttaatgttacagatgaaggtgcaaTGGAAACCTGAGCATGAAAGtcagatacacagaaatttccacatgaaagcatctcatcggctgtcagagatgtttagggatgcccgcaatgcaggaCAACGCCCTAACTGGCTGGGTGAAcacatttggaactctttactggcccattggaatacagtagagttccgtaataagtgtgccaaagcccaGCGGAATAGAGCGTCTGAAaggggtggcaccctgcatactggtgggtcgatcaccattcatgagcatgccattcgtatggtataatctcattacataactttttctttcatacataagttatgtatattctatttcatatgtacgcttgtaattcttaattatgttacaggcacaggctctaggacgggcggtccatgttgatgaggtctttgcacagactcatgttcggaagggaactaatcaatttgttgatgaaagatctcggaagactcatgtaagcaaataacactattactattactaattgttcatttatgttatactatcgttccctgacattgcttttaatgttttaacaGGAAgacttttctacgagactttcacaggttagatctgaacatgagtcagctcctacaccggatgatgccagtaatgcagatgatgacatccgtaggacacagtgctggatcgacatcgttggtgggaagaaaaagggacgagtgtatgGTGCGGGACagcttgctgcaaactatacagcatctagaggaggtactctgaagcaccagccTTCTTCCACCAGTACTCCTGACGAGGTTCTTCAACTCAGGCAGGAACTCCATCAACGTGACCAGGAGATCACTGATCTCATAGCAGAGTTTACAAATTTTAAGGCCATGGTCATGAGAGTCTTGCCTCAA contains:
- the LOC128194741 gene encoding uncharacterized protein LOC128194741 — its product is MFRDARNAGQRPNWLGEHIWNSLLAHWNTVEFRNKCAKAQRNRASERGGTLHTGGSITIHEHAIRMAQALGRAVHVDEVFAQTHVRKGTNQFVDERSRKTHEDFSTRLSQVRSEHESAPTPDDASNADDDIRRTQCWIDIVGGKKKGRVYGAGQLAELHQRDQEITDLIAEFTNFKAMVMRVLPQTSQDEQNIPPTQCGLQRKTISLKPAPHFTEGF